In the genome of Dyadobacter fermentans DSM 18053, the window GCTACCGGAATTGCCAATGTATACCGCGAGGCTTTGAAAACGTCGGGTTTTGGCACAGGGAATTACGTTTTTCAAACCCCAACACCTGCTAGTCTAAAAGATGGTAAACCGCACCAGATCAGCATTCGTGCTAAGGGAAGTAGTTTTGTTCTAACAAATTCTCCTCGCTCGTTAACTTGTGCGGTTAATAGTTATGCGGGTGCATTCGAGTTTGCGGACTGTGATGTTGTACGAGGTTGGGCATGGGATAAAAATTTTCCTGGCGGGGCGGCACTTACCGTTGAATTGGTAGAGGGAACCATTGTGCATGGCACAGCCTTGGCCAGCTCTTATCGCGCGGACCTCAAATCAAACGGTACAGGAACGGGTAACTATGGCTTCTCAATGCCATTGCCACCAGCGTTGCGGGATGGCAAGGCCCACCAATTAAGCTTCCGTGTAAAGGGTAGCAGCATCTTGCTAAGCGGATCGAAGACGCTCACTTGTGAGGTAAATCGTTATGCGGGTCGTTTCGAGCGGGCGGAATGCGGATCAATCCAGGGCTGGGTATGGGACAAAAATAATCCCGGAACCTCTGTAACAGTGGAGGTACTTGAAGGAGGCATTGTCCATGCTACTGGGGTTGCCAATATCTATCGAGAAAGCTTAAAGACTTCGGGTTATGGTTCTGGAAACTACGTTTTTCAAATCCCAACACCGGCAAGTATTAAAGATGGTAAAGCGCATCAGCTAAGCGTTCGGGTAAAGGGAAGTAGTGTGATTTTGACGGATTCTCCCCGGTCCTTGACCTGCCCTGTAAACGACTATGACGGTATATTCGAATTTGCAGATTGCGATGTCGTGCGTGGATGGGCGTGGGACAAGAACTTTCCGAATGGGGCATCATTGACTGTTGAGTTGGTTGAGGGCACAACAGTCCATGGAACCGCAACGGCCGGCAGCTATCGCGAAGACTTGAAGGTAAAAGGGAACGGGACGGGCAACTACGGCTTTTCGATGGCGTTGCCTGCTGCTTTGCGGGACGGTAAGCCGCATCAGCTAAGTATCCGGGTTAAAGGAAGTAACTATATATTGTCCGGATATCCTGGCGTCAAATCGCTGACTTGCGAAATTAACCGCTATGCCGGCCGTTTCGAGCGAGCGGAATGCGGGATGATCCAAGGATGGATATGGGACAAAAATAATCCTGGGGCTGTGGTTACGGTTGAGGTAATGGAAGGCACTACGCTGCTTGCAACAGGAGTCGCAAGTATTTACCGGGAAAGTCTGAAGCTATCAGGTTTCGGTACGGGGAATTATGTATTCCAGATTCCAACGCCTGCCAGTTTAAAGGACGGTAAGGCGCATCAACTAAGTATACGTGCGAAAGGGAGTTCATTTATACTTACGGATTCACCACGCTCACTTAGTTGTGCAGTAGCTGCACGCATAGCTGCGCCAGCTCACGAAATCAGTGTTAGCGAGAATCATGAAGGCCTTATCGATGAACTGCGGTTTTTTGTTTTCCCTAATCCGTCAAAAGGGACGTTGACGGTTGCGCTGCATGCTGCCAAAGACAAACTGGTAAATCTCTCAATCATAAATATTCTTGGACAGAGTGTCCATAAGTCAACCCTGGCAAGCATGAGTGGAGAGGTAAAGACGACGGTCGACCTGGGGCAATTGCCAGATGGAATATATATTGTCCAGGTAAAAGTGGGTGACAAGATAGAAAGCAGGCGCGTTGTACTTGCTAAGTAGGAATGTAGTATCGGCCGCTTGATCGGAGGCCGATACTACTATTTTTTATCACCAGATATAGCTCTTCGATTATAATCTAGTTTAGATCAAGGCAGAAGCCTGTGTATGCATTGACTTGTCGCGATTTTACAATAGCGGAGACCAAACTGTTGCTACCGATGAAAAATCCACGATATCTGAACATGAGGCCGACATTCCCGCCTCCATACTGTTGGTAGGAAATAGGTAGGGAAATGGAGATCTCACGATCCCTATGGAAAGTAGGCGTTACGGAAATGAGGTTTACGGGATACAGCTTGTTGAGATTTTTTCCGCTGTTCAAACTTACAGCCAATTCGCTCGTTAAGCTCAGACGACGAAGACCAAAATAGCTTGCCTGTAAGCGGAGCATCGTTGGCAGGGAGATGTCATATTTGCCGGTATCTACTGCCTTTCTTGAAAAAAAGCGGGGATATTTATCAAATACTCTCGTGGTTTGACTGAATGAAGAATTAGCAAAATTGTTGTTGAAATACAGCTGCTGACTGGGAGATATATGAACGTCGTAGCTTTTGCTGAATGAGCTATCGGCACGATAGCTCGCTTTACCAATATCTGTGACAGAAATACCCAGAACGAAGTTGATAGGAAGATTTCTGGATTTACGAAATGCATAGGTCAATCCCAGGTCTGCCGCAATACTCGCTCTCTGGAAACCAACCAGGTTACCGAATGTCGCGTCACCAAAAAAGTTGCCTGAAGTGCGCGCAGTTACCGATCCAGTGGCATCAGTAAGATAACTCGTCTGAGTGGGAGTCGATTTAATGATGCCTTCCAGTTGAGCAGTCTCCAGTGTCGTGTTTGCAATGCCATTTACATATTTTAGCGTGCCGCCGATGGTCCAGGAGTGGAATTCATTGGACTTGAATTCGTATGCGGCCACAGCACCGAGCTCGGAAAACATGGTAATGTTAGCTTTTGAGTTTTCCGCTCTGGGAAGTACATATGGATACTCATGAATCACCTTGGTCAGTTCACCAATTTCGGATACTAATCGTCCATCTACTTCCCAATAGTTAGCGTGCAGACGAGCACGCGTGGTAAGGCCGACTACGAGACGATTGCTAATTCTATATGAGAAAGAGGGGCCACGCAGATCGAGCGCGCCAGCCCCTGTGGAAATTTTTGAAGTGCCGAGCACATCGGATCGCAATAGATCGGCGCTTAGTTTGAAAATGCTTTTTAGTTGGATATCAGCCGTGTTCGATGATAAGTTGTAGTCCAATGAGAATACGTTGACGTTCCATCTACTTTCTTTATTAAATACACCTAGCATGGA includes:
- a CDS encoding DUF5723 family protein; the protein is MTNTQSPRSRWKLVRLLLILSIGKVFAQSEAISPNPEPPEPAILWAFKNPSMLGVFNKESRWNVNVFSLDYNLSSNTADIQLKSIFKLSADLLRSDVLGTSKISTGAGALDLRGPSFSYRISNRLVVGLTTRARLHANYWEVDGRLVSEIGELTKVIHEYPYVLPRAENSKANITMFSELGAVAAYEFKSNEFHSWTIGGTLKYVNGIANTTLETAQLEGIIKSTPTQTSYLTDATGSVTARTSGNFFGDATFGNLVGFQRASIAADLGLTYAFRKSRNLPINFVLGISVTDIGKASYRADSSFSKSYDVHISPSQQLYFNNNFANSSFSQTTRVFDKYPRFFSRKAVDTGKYDISLPTMLRLQASYFGLRRLSLTSELAVSLNSGKNLNKLYPVNLISVTPTFHRDREISISLPISYQQYGGGNVGLMFRYRGFFIGSNSLVSAIVKSRQVNAYTGFCLDLN